The Microcoleus sp. FACHB-68 genome contains the following window.
AATGGCTTTTTTGGTTGCCACGTCAAAATAAATTAAAACGTTACGCATAAAGATGATATCCATCAGAGGTAAGGTCGGCCAACCGGCAGCTAGGTTGATTTGGCGAAATTCAACCATCTGGCGGATCTGTTGTTTGAGTTGCCACTCATTATCCTGTTGCTGAAAATATCTCAGTTGTTGTGCCGCTGTGAGTCCGCGATGGATTTCTAATTGAGTGTAACGACCTTCGCGAGCGCGGGTTAAGATTTCTCCTGAGATATCACTGGCAATGAACCGCACATTCCAGCCTGCAAAAATTGGAAAATACTGGTGCAGCAGCATCGCTATACTATAAGGTTCTTGGCCGGTGGAGCAGGCGGCACTCCAAATATTGAGGCTTCGCTCGCTCAAACGCTGTTTCAAAAATTGGGGCAGTAAGACTTTTTTCAGAGCTTCAAAGGGATAATTATCGCGAAAAAACGAGGTTTCACTTAACAGCATCGCCTCGATCACTTGGATATGAAGTTCGTTAGGCTGCTGAGTTCGTAGCAGCGCCACCAATTCTTCTATTGAACTGAAACCGGCTTGCTGAGCAATTGGGGCTAACTGTCTCTCTACGCGGATCGCCTTATCCGCCTCTAGCGAAATTGCAGTTTGATCGCGAAGCAACTGGCAAATATAATTAAAATCATCACTGCTAATAGACATTTTACAATATTTTTGCGGTAAATTCTGTTACACTTAAGAAACTTTTAAAGCCTAATTTTTTAAAGGATTGGCTAATTATTCTAAAACTTATCAATGATAAAATTTTGAAAAGTCAGTATTAAATTTAGATTTAATTTAAACTGGGGTTCACTTTTTTTGCTGGCTGAGCAAATAATTGAGCCGGCTATGCGATTAAATTACAGTTAAATATCAGACATCAGCGCGAAATGCTCTTGCAACAACTTGTGGGTAAATCGATAACGTTTGCCGGCACGCTGCAAAAATAGTTGCTTTGTCGCGTAGTCGAGAAAACGAGCGTAATTCCAAGGAATATATCCATGCCTCCAAAGAATAAAACGCAGCACAAACTGCCGTACCCCAGAAAAACCTGGAATAAACCCACCCATCAGTCCCGCCCCAATTTTATAGAGTCGCTGCTGATCAGCAGTTTTTAACCAATTTGGCTGCATTTTTTCTAAGGAAAATTCTGTCTGATTTTCTTCTTCCAACCTTTTTGCCAGCCACATTAGCCAATACCGGCTTTGTTCCGGGGTGGGTTGTTTTCGCAGGTTAATGTCGCGTCCGAGTTGCTGGCGAATATAGGCATTAAACAAATACTGACGCCGTTCTTTATTGGATGTCAGGCGTTTCCAAGAATGAATGAGAATTTCTTCATAGGCTAAAGCCATCATATTCAAAAATAAAGGCGTTTTTGCCAATGCCATCAAGGGCGGATCGGTTTCAATGTTGTACCATAGCTCTCGACTTCTGGCAGCCATTAAATAATTACGGATTTGAGATGAATTAAAAGGTCGTAAAAAAATTGCTCCTTTAAGTCTCAGTCGGCAATTACACTTTTTGTAATCTTCAAAGCGCGTGCAAACAATAAATTGTGATAGGGTTGAGTTTTTTTCTACCAGTTGATTGATTGCCCTAATACAATCTTCTTGCTGGCTTAATTCTAGTTCATTTAACCCATCAAATAGCAATAATAACTGACCGATTTCTAGCCAATTTTGAGCAATTTCAACTCGAACGCCATACTTAGATTTCAGTTCGCTAACCAGCCAGCCGGCAAGGGGTTGTTGGTTATTGTTCCAACCGGATAAATTGAACAACACCGGCACCTTCGCAGCGCTATCTTGTTCAGCGAGATCGCACAATTCCTTGGCTAACTGTAGTTGAGTGGTGGTTTTGCCCGATCCAGGTGCGCCTAAAATCAGCAGTTTGCCGCCGGCTTGATCGAAGGCTGTCAGGATGCTGTCAGAAGGCTGTAGCCGGAAACGAGGCTGTTTAGCAATTTTTACATCCACATCTGGGCGAACTGGCTGGGGTTGTTGATCTTCGCCCAGGTTAACCAAAACTGCGTTGTGCAAGGACTGCTGCAGCCGCGCTGTGACTTCATTCTTAACAGCCGTCAACAACTGCTGCCGGTTCCGAAAGCTTTGCTTGTCGGCAGCAGGTGCCGGTGGGGTAGATGCCAATTCACTGTTAGATTGCATGGAACGCAGGGGAGAGGGAGAGGTAGCGAAAAGGGAAGCGTGGGAGAAGCCCAACAAGCATCAGTAATTTTGTCTTAAAAAGCAAGTCTTCTGAAAAACCCAGACCCGAACGCAGCCATAATACCAGTGCAAGGGCAAGTTTTAGCATGAAAGATGCTTGCAAGTCAGCAGAGGCTAGTTTGCCAATATACAGGTGGATTGCAACGCTGTGTAATCGTTGCCGCAATTGTCAGCAGGGACGTATTGCATTTTTTGAAGAAAACTTGACGACCGTAAAACTCCTGCCAAACTTGTAGATATTTATAGAATCTTGTTGCAGGAGTTTGGTCAGTGAAACATGAAATTCGCTACAAGCCATCGTTTGCTGCGATTTTTATTACTCTGAATCCCGGCGATAGCATTACCGCTGAAGCCGGCGCGATGACGAGTATGGATGCTCGCATTACGATGAAAACTCAATTTTCTGGGGGGTTCTTCTCCGGCTTCTTGAAAGCAATATTTGGCGGGGAATCTTGGTTTGTTAATACTTTTACAAATGAAACTCAGCAGCCTTTGCAGTTGGTTTTGACACAATCTACCATTGGCGATATTGCTTGTATTGATTTGAGAGGAAATGGGATTTGTTTTGAACCGGGTGCTTATATTGCCCACACGCCTGGGATTGGTATGGGAGTACAGTGGGCTGGGTTTTCTAGCTTTTTTGCCGGCGAGGGGCTATTTAAACTGAAATTAACCGGCACGGGTCAAGTATTTTTTGGTGCTTATGGTGGCATTACAGAAAAACGCATCAGTGGTGAATTTGTGGTTGATAGCGGTCATTTAGTGGCTTACGATCCAGGAATTCAAATGAAGGTGGGTTTAGCCGGCGGTTTAATTGGATCGGTTACATCTGGGGAAGGATTAATTAACCGGCTTTCTGGCCAAGGAGTAATTTATTTGCAGTCTCGGAGTGTTGACGGATTAGTTCGATTTTTAAGTTCAAAGGTTTTTTAAAGAGTGAGTGATATCTGTTAATCAGATATTTTAACGTTTAATTTAGGAGATTTTGAGCAGATGGATTTCAAAATTTTGCAGCAACCAGATAGTGCAGTTGCCCACATTCGTTTGAATGCCGGTGAAGAGTTAATTGCAGAAGCCGGTGCGATGATTGCAATGAGCGGTTATATTAACACCAGCACGACTTTGAGACAAGGCAAAGGCGGCGGCATTATGGGCGGACTAAAACGGATGTTAGCGGGAGAATCGCTATTTTTAAGTGTGTTTCGTTCTCCTACGGACGGCGGAGAGGTGTTTTTATCTCCGAAATTGCTAGGCGATATTTTGCATTATCAAGTATCCGATCCAGGCTTAGTTGTGCAAGCGACTTCTTACTTAGCGAGTGAGTCAGATGTTGAGATTAATTTAGGCTGGCAAGGCTTCAAGTCTATGTTTTCTGGAGAAAATATTTTTTGGGTCGATATTACCGGAAATGGTTCTTTGTTATTGAGTTCATTCGGGGCAATTTATGAAATTTCAGTGGATGGTGAATATATTGTAGATACCGGCCATATTGTTGCCTTTGAAAAAAGCCTGACCTTTGAGATAAAGAAAGCCGGTTCTAGTTGGATCGGCGCTTTTTTAGGCGGCGAGGGATTAGTGTGCCGGTTTAAAGGACGAGGCCGGATTTTTTGCCAAACTCATAATGCCAACGCTTTCGGTCAGTTGGTTGGGAGTCAGATGCCGGCGAAATAAGCATAGTTTCCGTTTCCTACCAAGGCTAATGATCAATTATTTTTAAGGAGTTAGAATCATGGATAATGAATTTGCCTACGAAATTGAACATTCTCCTTCTTACGCTTCATTGCGGTTAAATCTTCAGGCGAATCAAACCGTTTTTGTTGAATCGGGCGCAATGGCAGCGATGGACGCTTGCATCAAAATGAAATCTAAAATGCAAGGGGGTTTCATGAAAGGAATTGGTCGCATGGTTAGCGGTGAGTCGCTGTTTATTAGTGAGTTTACGGCTGAAGGAAGACCGGGAGAATTATATATTTCGCCGGCAGTCCCTGGAGAGATTACCCATTATCATCTGGCCGGCAATGGATTAATGGTTCAATCTTCCGGGTTTGTTGCCTGCAGTCCTACGGTGCAAATTGATACAAAATTTCAAGGATTTAAAGGATTTTTTAGTGGTGAATCTCTATTCTTGATCCGGGCAACAGGTCAAGGTGATTTGTGGTTCAGTTCTTATGGCGCAATTTTAGAAATTCCGGTTGCCGGTGATTATGTAGTAGATACCGGCTACATCGTTGCCTTTGAAGATACGCTCAATTACAAGGTAGAAATGTTGGGTGGCTTGTCATTTAAAGGACTCAAAACCGGCATTCTCGGCGGAGAAGGTTTAGTTTGTCGTTTTAGTGGAACAGGCCGGCTGTGGGTGCAGTCGCGCAATCTCTATCCCCTGCTGAATTTCTTAGATGCTTTTCGTCCAGTTAAGAGTAGTAATAATTAAGCCGGCTGCTTGAGTCGTACGGGCATCTTGCAGGCTGGCTGTCATCAAAATAATTGCAATTAAACCCTCGCCCATAGAAAAATTTCTCTGTTGGTACAATATTGCCCATGAACGAAGAATTTAGTTCTAGAAATCCTCCTCCAAGCAACCGGCAACTACTGATTCTCCTGGCTATTTTTGTCGGATTTATCACCGCTATTATTTACATAATTTGGCTATTGGTGAGTAATTTAGTTTGGTTAATTCCGCCACAAGTTGAACAACAACTCGCTGCCGTTGTCACACCGGCTTATGAACAACTCGCCCAACCATCGCCGGCACAAGATAGCCTCAATCAACTGCTAGATCGGCTGGAAACCAAACTGCCGGTGGCAAATAACACAAAACGGAATTACAGAGTTTTGTATATCCCACAAAATACCGTGAATGCATTAGCGCTACCCGGCGATCTCATCGTGGTTTATGCCGGCTTAATTTCCCACGTCAAGTCTGAAAATGAACTGATGATGATTTTAGGACATGAACTTGGCCATTTTACCAATCGAGATCACTTACGGGGCATCGGACAAGCGTTGCTGCTCAAATTCACCCTTGCGACTATTTTTGGGGAAAATGGCAGATTGTCAGGAATTATAGCATCAGCCGTTGAATCAGTATCTAGTGCCCAATATTCTCAAGCGCAGGAACGCAAAGCCGATGATTTTGGCTTAATGTTATTGCAGGCAACCTATGAACACGTAGCCGGCGCAACAGACTTTTTTGCGCGAATTGATCGCCAGCCTGGAATGGATTTTGCTTTTTTAGCCTCCCATCCTTCTCCCCGAAATCGTGTAGATAGATTAAACCGGCTGATTAAAGAACACCGATATCAAATGGGCAAAACTAATCCCCTGCCGGCAGCCTTAACTAACTTAGACAGTCTCACGCGTTAAAAATTTCCCCCCGCCAAAATAAGTTTATTCTCTAGTTTTATTTGGGTTAAATTGAAATCTCATAACTCCAGCTAAGTTCTAATCTTAATCTATATCAACACGAGGTAAAAATGAAAAACTCACAATGGATTGTCGTCGGCCTAACTGGAATCGCCACCGCAGTTGGAGTCGCTTATGCAGCCGTTCAAATAAAAACAGCAGCACCCGATATCGACACCTCAAATAATATCTCAAATCCCACACAACCACAACCGATTCAACCTGCCACTTCTCCCTCTCCTAAACCAACGGTTACCCCTGCACAAATACCCAACTCAGTTAATACGGCAAAACCCGATCCAATCGTTATCACCCCAGCAAAAGATGGATGCAAAATTAGCACAGCAGTTGTTGCAGATCCCAATCCGCCCTTAAACGTCCGATCCAGTCCCCAGATAACCGACGGTAATATAATTGGCCAACTTAAAAATGGCGCATTTGTTGGTGTAATTGAAGAAAAAGACGGCTGGCTTAAGATTAGTGAACCCGAAGGCTGGATCTCTAAAAATCGGACAAAAAGCAC
Protein-coding sequences here:
- a CDS encoding protein-glutamate O-methyltransferase CheR, whose amino-acid sequence is MSISSDDFNYICQLLRDQTAISLEADKAIRVERQLAPIAQQAGFSSIEELVALLRTQQPNELHIQVIEAMLLSETSFFRDNYPFEALKKVLLPQFLKQRLSERSLNIWSAACSTGQEPYSIAMLLHQYFPIFAGWNVRFIASDISGEILTRAREGRYTQLEIHRGLTAAQQLRYFQQQDNEWQLKQQIRQMVEFRQINLAAGWPTLPLMDIIFMRNVLIYFDVATKKAILAKLRQVLSPDGYLFLGASETTITLDNSFEPVYFDKALCYRLRR
- a CDS encoding NACHT domain-containing protein, which produces MQSNSELASTPPAPAADKQSFRNRQQLLTAVKNEVTARLQQSLHNAVLVNLGEDQQPQPVRPDVDVKIAKQPRFRLQPSDSILTAFDQAGGKLLILGAPGSGKTTTQLQLAKELCDLAEQDSAAKVPVLFNLSGWNNNQQPLAGWLVSELKSKYGVRVEIAQNWLEIGQLLLLFDGLNELELSQQEDCIRAINQLVEKNSTLSQFIVCTRFEDYKKCNCRLRLKGAIFLRPFNSSQIRNYLMAARSRELWYNIETDPPLMALAKTPLFLNMMALAYEEILIHSWKRLTSNKERRQYLFNAYIRQQLGRDINLRKQPTPEQSRYWLMWLAKRLEEENQTEFSLEKMQPNWLKTADQQRLYKIGAGLMGGFIPGFSGVRQFVLRFILWRHGYIPWNYARFLDYATKQLFLQRAGKRYRFTHKLLQEHFALMSDI
- a CDS encoding SH3 domain-containing protein; its protein translation is MKNSQWIVVGLTGIATAVGVAYAAVQIKTAAPDIDTSNNISNPTQPQPIQPATSPSPKPTVTPAQIPNSVNTAKPDPIVITPAKDGCKISTAVVADPNPPLNVRSSPQITDGNIIGQLKNGAFVGVIEEKDGWLKISEPEGWISKNRTKSTCPVVTEQISFPPKGDSAIVKGEIIGGGSHSYKLKAAKGQTMTVRKLNSAGVFPTIIDPTGQLLAGNPYTDGNRTEWTGQLPLAGDYSLEMDSNFKGFVYEFLVEVK
- a CDS encoding TIGR00266 family protein codes for the protein MDFKILQQPDSAVAHIRLNAGEELIAEAGAMIAMSGYINTSTTLRQGKGGGIMGGLKRMLAGESLFLSVFRSPTDGGEVFLSPKLLGDILHYQVSDPGLVVQATSYLASESDVEINLGWQGFKSMFSGENIFWVDITGNGSLLLSSFGAIYEISVDGEYIVDTGHIVAFEKSLTFEIKKAGSSWIGAFLGGEGLVCRFKGRGRIFCQTHNANAFGQLVGSQMPAK
- a CDS encoding TIGR00266 family protein, with the translated sequence MDNEFAYEIEHSPSYASLRLNLQANQTVFVESGAMAAMDACIKMKSKMQGGFMKGIGRMVSGESLFISEFTAEGRPGELYISPAVPGEITHYHLAGNGLMVQSSGFVACSPTVQIDTKFQGFKGFFSGESLFLIRATGQGDLWFSSYGAILEIPVAGDYVVDTGYIVAFEDTLNYKVEMLGGLSFKGLKTGILGGEGLVCRFSGTGRLWVQSRNLYPLLNFLDAFRPVKSSNN
- a CDS encoding M48 family metallopeptidase produces the protein MNEEFSSRNPPPSNRQLLILLAIFVGFITAIIYIIWLLVSNLVWLIPPQVEQQLAAVVTPAYEQLAQPSPAQDSLNQLLDRLETKLPVANNTKRNYRVLYIPQNTVNALALPGDLIVVYAGLISHVKSENELMMILGHELGHFTNRDHLRGIGQALLLKFTLATIFGENGRLSGIIASAVESVSSAQYSQAQERKADDFGLMLLQATYEHVAGATDFFARIDRQPGMDFAFLASHPSPRNRVDRLNRLIKEHRYQMGKTNPLPAALTNLDSLTR
- a CDS encoding TIGR00266 family protein, encoding MKHEIRYKPSFAAIFITLNPGDSITAEAGAMTSMDARITMKTQFSGGFFSGFLKAIFGGESWFVNTFTNETQQPLQLVLTQSTIGDIACIDLRGNGICFEPGAYIAHTPGIGMGVQWAGFSSFFAGEGLFKLKLTGTGQVFFGAYGGITEKRISGEFVVDSGHLVAYDPGIQMKVGLAGGLIGSVTSGEGLINRLSGQGVIYLQSRSVDGLVRFLSSKVF